GCTTGATAGCCTCTCGCTTGAAGTGCCTCTGTTAACTCGGCAACCCCTTTTTTCGTTCTGCAGAAGATGATCCCCAAATCGATCGTTTCACTGTCTATAACGCGACAGAGAGAATCGAGTTTATTTCTTTCTAGCACTTTATAATAAACTTGATTGATTGATGGAGCCGTTACTTCACCTTTGCTGATCGTCACTTGTTTAGGTTGTTGCATATATTTATTAGAGAGCTTACGAATCGGCGGGGGCATCGTAGCAGAAAAAAGCAATGTTTGCCGTTCACGATTCACTTGTTGCAAGATCTTTTCAATATCATCAACAAAGCCCATATCAAGCATTTCATCAGCTTCATCCAGAATAAGCGTGTGTACGTGTTGCAGTTTAAGTGTTTTTCGATTGAGGTGGTCAAGAATTCTACCTGGTGTCCCAACGACAACGTCCACACCTCGTTTTAACGATTTAATTTGTTGGCCAATTGATTGACCACCGTAAACAGGTAGTGTTGTCACTTTTTTGAATTTTGACAGCTTTTGAAGCTCACCTGCTACTTGAATAGCCAATTCCCTAGTAGGTGTTAAAATAAGTGATTGGATATGGTTGCTTGCTGTAATATGCTCAAGAAGTGGAATACCGAAAGCAGCCGTTTTACCTGTACCTGTTTGTGCTTGGCCAATCACATCTTGTTTTTTTAAAATCTCTGGAATGACCTTTTCTTGTATTGGAGAAGGAGCTTCAAACCCCATGTCTTTAATCGCCTTTTTCAGGTCATCTGATATTTTGAAGTCTTCAAATTTCATCATGTCTATTCATCCACCTTTTCTTAACGTAAATCTTTCAATAAATAATAAAGTCCATATTTAACTGAGCGGTCACGGATATTTTCTCTGCTTCCCGCTAAATGTAACTTATAAGCTTCTGTGGTATGTTGTGTAGCAATACCGATATATACGACACCAGGAGCATGTCCTTCCAGTTCACCAGGCCCCGCTACTCCTGTAAAACTCACACCTACATCAGTATGTAATGTCTTTTTTACATTTTTCGCTAACTGTTTCGCACAAGCAGCACTAACTGCTCCCTCCTCACTTAAAAGGCGAGGCGATAGTGACAACATCGTTTCCTTTACTGCATTACTATAACATACTATAGCCCCATTAAACACATTTGAAACTGCTGGGACTTCTGTAAGGACAGCAGAAAATCGACCACCGGTGAGACTTTCGGCAGCCCCTAACGTAAAGCCCTTCTCTGTCAGTAGTTTTACTAATAATGT
The genomic region above belongs to Bacillus sp. A301a_S52 and contains:
- a CDS encoding DEAD/DEAH box helicase translates to MMKFEDFKISDDLKKAIKDMGFEAPSPIQEKVIPEILKKQDVIGQAQTGTGKTAAFGIPLLEHITASNHIQSLILTPTRELAIQVAGELQKLSKFKKVTTLPVYGGQSIGQQIKSLKRGVDVVVGTPGRILDHLNRKTLKLQHVHTLILDEADEMLDMGFVDDIEKILQQVNRERQTLLFSATMPPPIRKLSNKYMQQPKQVTISKGEVTAPSINQVYYKVLERNKLDSLCRVIDSETIDLGIIFCRTKKGVAELTEALQARGYQADGLHGDLTQSQRDMVMKKFRDSSIEFLIATDVAARGIDVQNVSHVINYDIPQDPESYVHRIGRTGRAGRDGIALTLVTPREMKHLRSIEAEIKMTIPSQNLPSVEEVVEKQQHVWKGQIIDLIENDDEGANLYDALVTDLLDQYPAEKVVTSLMKLAFYSRDNLNDDGYDFGETGAQKGMTRFFINVGRNVDLTPKKLVDEVARLIGINPKSIGKVDIFENFTFMEVPEEVAPFVYEGLKYARVSGARINLEPAKPRPKRK